Part of the Bacillus sp. THAF10 genome is shown below.
AATTCCCAAGCAAGGAGCGCTTGGATTGGAACATACAAGTCATGCCGTGCACTTGCACTTCGATTTCCACTTCTGCGTTTTCTTTTATCTCCACAATCGCATCCATGTTCAGCTCGCGTGCTAATACGGCACGTTTAGCACCTTTTCTGCCCCAGTAATTGCAGGTGTAGTAATTGGTGGCAGTTGTTTCTGTGTTCCAGTGCAGCTTCATGTCAGGCGCAGCTTCTCTTGCAGCCATAAGCACTGCAGGATCTCCGAAGATAACGGCATCTGCCCCTGCTTCTTTTAAGAAAGTCAGATAGGCAGATAGGTCGTCTACTTTTTCATTATGAAAGAGTGCATTCATGGCAACATACACCTTTTTATCGTGCGCATGCGCAAGCTCAATCGCTTTTTTTACTTCAGCTCTTGAAAACTCTCCCGCAAGCCTTAGTCCGTAGCGTTGTTCCCCAACCACAAAAGCATCTGCTCCTGCAAAGATTAAATCTTCGAGGTGCTGAATGTTTTTAGGAGTTACTAGCAATTCTGGTTTATTCATGTTTGTCACCTCGTTTCATACTGATGGCAATACCGTCACCAACTGGCAAAATAGTGGTTTGATAATCTGGATGATTCATTAACCAATGGTTGTAACGGTCGATTTTTTTCACTAAGTTCTTTATTCTTTTCGGTTCAATCGTGTTGATGTCCTCAGCTACTAAGCCGCGAAAAAGGACATTATCTGTAATAATCGTGCCTGAATGGGTTAAGCAAGTTTCATACATGGAGAAAAAACGCTCATATTGACCTTTAGCTGCGTCAACGAAGATCAAGTCAAACGGGGCATGTTTTTTTACCGTATCCAGTACTTCTAGGGCATCGCCAAAAATTAAGTGAATGCGATCCTCTAAGCCTGCTTCCTTTATATGTGCTTTTGCTTGATGAAATCGTTGTTCATCTCGCTCGATGGTCACTATTGTTGTATATGGCAGAGCTTCTGCCATTCGTATAGCAGAGTACCCAATGGCCGCTCCAATTTCTAGAATATGGGTTGGTTTTATTAATCGAAGTAGTTGTAGCAGGGTCTCCATTCCAACTAAATCCATAATCGGAACATTGTCTTCCCTTGCTAGTTTCTCCATTTTTGAGACAAGTGCACTTCTAGGGGTAGCTAGTGCCTCTAAATAGGAGATTAATTTATCATTATTGGCTTCCAAGGTTAGGACGCCTCCTTCTTCTCAAAAAACTGTCTTAAGCTAGAAAAACACAAAGAAAAGAGAGGTAACCTCATGGAGGAGCCTCTGGTAGAATGTTTTTTTCAGTTCAAAACAACTCGATATATTTTATCACAAAAAAAGAGGGAAAGCGAATTAAATTCCGCTTTACCCAATTTACCATTAGCTGTTATCTTGATCGGAGATATGTTCATTTTTATCGATATTATGCTGATCCAATGTTTCATTAAAAATAACGGTTCCATCTGGAGTTGCAAGGAAATAGTAAAAGTCAGTATCAGCAGGCTTTAGTGCTGCTTGTATCGATGAATAACCAGCATTAGCAATAGGACCCGGTGGTAACCCTTGATTCTTGTAGGTATTATATGGGGAGTCGACCTCTAAATCCTCATACAAAGTTCTATCCTTATGCTCCCCTAAAGCATAGAGAACAGTTGGGTCAGTTTGCAATGGCATTCCCACATCCAAACGGTTAAAAAAGACACTAGAGATCATTTCACGATCTGTTTGTGAGGTTGCTTCTGCTTCAATCAAACTAGCCATTGTCAATAATTCATGTGTGCTCAATTCTGACTCTGCAAGAGCAACTCTAATCTTTTCTTCTTCGAGCACTTCCTGTGTTTTTTGTAGCATTGTCTCAATGACTTCTTCAGCTGTCGGATTTTCTACATAGAAAGGATAGGTTGCCGGGAAAAGGTAGCCTTCCAATGGATAGCGAATTTCCTCATCTAGCAAATCCTCCGTAATTATTTTCGGAAATTTCCCCATTAAGCTTTCTAAGTATTTTTTATCGTTGGCAGTTGCAATAAATTCGTCCTCTGATATACCAATTCTTTTTTCGAGGATTTCTGCTATTTGTTCGAGCTGACGACCTTCAGGGATTGTAATTTGAAACACCACTTCTTGCTCCACTCTTCCTTGCTTTAAATGCCCAATTATTTCATCCAGCTTCATGGAAGGACTTAGTGCATATTCTCCGGCTTGGAAGCCAGATTCATTTTTGAATTTCGTATAATATCGAAAGATCTTCCCATGATGTACAATCCCGTTTTCTTCTAAAATTCGACCAATTGCTGTTGGAGAAGAGCCTATCGGAATCTCCACCATTTTTGAATCAGTATTTTTTTCATCTACCGGTTGTAGCGCATTTTTTATATAGAAGTATCCACCGCCAATTACTGCTGTGATGGCAAGCATCAATATGACAAAAACAGTAAATACAATACGGCGAACAATCTTCGCTTCAAAATGTTTCTCTTTTAATTTTTCTTGTATCAAGTCTTTATTATTTTTCTCAGACAAAAAAAGACCCCCTCTCGCGCACCAGTTAATTATACAACAAATTTATGATGTATTTGACAAAAAAACAACGTATTTTACATTTCCGACACAATCCTACATCATATTCTATCATTTTTTTCAAAAAACACATTACTTTTGCCCTATTTATTTTCATACTTTTCAATAAGCTCTTTTCTAAAGGATTGTTACTACAAACTTGGAAAAAGTGGGCTTTAAGACTTTTTCCAGTCATTATTCGAAGAAAAGTTGCCAGATATCTGAAACTTTCTCCACGAAAAAGCATGACAGCAACGTCGATCACGTTTTGCTTAACCATACGCAGTAGCAACAAAGTTTACGAAAACAGCTTTTTAAAAATAATTTTGTTGCTAATTAGTAGTTTTACCTTTATAAATGACATGACCATTTATGCTAAAATAAATAAGTGGAGGGAGCATATGAAACTTACACTTTATTCGGATTACTCATTAAGAGTATTACTATATTTAGCCAGCACGCCAGATTCGCAGAAACTTGTGCAAATCAAAGACATCGCTACAGCCTATGGTATTTCCAAAAACCATTTAATGAAGGTGACCTTTCATCTTGGAAAATTAGGGTACGTCGAAACGATAAGAGGACGAAACGGTGGATTAAGCTTAGCCTTAGAGCCATCGGAAATAAATATCGGAAAGCTAGTTAGAGAAACCGAAGAGGATTTTACGATTGTGGAATGCTTTTCTGAAGACAATCAATGCATTATTTCACCAAGCTGTTCGTTAAAAGGAATACTTAACCAAGCACTTCAGGCATTTTTGAACGTTCTTGATCAATACACCTTGCATGATTTAGTTAAAAATAAAAACCAGCTACGTTCGTTATTAGTATCTATTCAAACAGAAATAACAAAAGAGGACAATACAGAATCGTGAATTCTGCATGTCCTCTTTTTTTAGGTTGTTTATTGTTCTTCTTCCTCTGCTAGGAAGGTATTTAACATTTCTTCAATCATGTCCCACTCTTCGTCTGTTTCAACTGGCTCAAGATCGCCACCTTCATCAGATTCATTTGGCACAAAGCTAGAAGCGTGAATTTCGATATCTTCATTGTCGTCTTCATCTGCCCCTACTGGATAATAAAGTACGTATGATTTACCAAACTCTTCTGATTCGAACGTAAACAAAACCTCACAAAGCTGCTCGTTGCCGTTTTCATCTACTACTGTAATATGCTGTTCTCCGTGTTCCA
Proteins encoded:
- a CDS encoding peptidase U32 family protein; the protein is MNKPELLVTPKNIQHLEDLIFAGADAFVVGEQRYGLRLAGEFSRAEVKKAIELAHAHDKKVYVAMNALFHNEKVDDLSAYLTFLKEAGADAVIFGDPAVLMAAREAAPDMKLHWNTETTATNYYTCNYWGRKGAKRAVLARELNMDAIVEIKENAEVEIEVQVHGMTCMFQSKRSLLGNYFEYQGKALKVEKTQDAALLLHDKERNNKYPVFEDENGTHIMSPNDMCIIDELEEMIDAGVDSFKIDGILQTPDYMVEVTKKYRQAIDLCVENRDQYEEVKDELFAELEGLQQEHRPLDTGFFFKETVY
- a CDS encoding O-methyltransferase, which produces MEANNDKLISYLEALATPRSALVSKMEKLAREDNVPIMDLVGMETLLQLLRLIKPTHILEIGAAIGYSAIRMAEALPYTTIVTIERDEQRFHQAKAHIKEAGLEDRIHLIFGDALEVLDTVKKHAPFDLIFVDAAKGQYERFFSMYETCLTHSGTIITDNVLFRGLVAEDINTIEPKRIKNLVKKIDRYNHWLMNHPDYQTTILPVGDGIAISMKRGDKHE
- the mltG gene encoding endolytic transglycosylase MltG — encoded protein: MSEKNNKDLIQEKLKEKHFEAKIVRRIVFTVFVILMLAITAVIGGGYFYIKNALQPVDEKNTDSKMVEIPIGSSPTAIGRILEENGIVHHGKIFRYYTKFKNESGFQAGEYALSPSMKLDEIIGHLKQGRVEQEVVFQITIPEGRQLEQIAEILEKRIGISEDEFIATANDKKYLESLMGKFPKIITEDLLDEEIRYPLEGYLFPATYPFYVENPTAEEVIETMLQKTQEVLEEEKIRVALAESELSTHELLTMASLIEAEATSQTDREMISSVFFNRLDVGMPLQTDPTVLYALGEHKDRTLYEDLEVDSPYNTYKNQGLPPGPIANAGYSSIQAALKPADTDFYYFLATPDGTVIFNETLDQHNIDKNEHISDQDNS
- a CDS encoding Rrf2 family transcriptional regulator, which encodes MKLTLYSDYSLRVLLYLASTPDSQKLVQIKDIATAYGISKNHLMKVTFHLGKLGYVETIRGRNGGLSLALEPSEINIGKLVRETEEDFTIVECFSEDNQCIISPSCSLKGILNQALQAFLNVLDQYTLHDLVKNKNQLRSLLVSIQTEITKEDNTES
- a CDS encoding DUF1292 domain-containing protein — translated: MEHGEQHITVVDENGNEQLCEVLFTFESEEFGKSYVLYYPVGADEDDNEDIEIHASSFVPNESDEGGDLEPVETDEEWDMIEEMLNTFLAEEEEQ